GCCCGGCCCTATATCTACACCACCAGCCAACCGCCGGCGGTGGCGTGGGCGACGCTGAAAAGCCTGCAATTACTGCGCGAGGAAGGCTGGCGCCGGGAACACCTGGCGCGGCTGATTGCGCGCTTCCGTGAGGGCGCCAGTGCACTTGGTTTGCAGTTGATGGACAGCGCCACGCCGATCCAGCCGCTGCTGATTGGTAACAGTGAACGCGCCATGCAGCTGTCCGCTGCGTTGCGTGAGCGCGGCATTCTGGTGACTGCCATTCGCCCGCCGACGGTACCTCAGGGCACGGCTCGATTGCGCGTTACCCTGTCTGCTGCGCATAGTGGGGAGGATATTGACCGCCTGCTGGGTGCTCTGCAGCAGGCTCTATCCAGCTTGCCGGAGATAAGCGCATGAAACACATCACTCTATTACCAGGCTGGGCGCTGGCGCCGGACAACATGCAGCCGCTGCGCGAGGCGTTGCTCGAGCGTATCTCGAACGTCACTGTGGATATTCTGCCACTGCCAGCGATTCAGCTATCGAGTCTGGAAACCGACCTGAGTAGTCTTGCTCAACAGATCAAGCCGGGCGTGCTGATTGGCTGGTCCCTGGGTGGCATGCTTGCGGTGCAGCTGCATCGGCGATTCCCCGAGCACTTCCCCCAGATCGTTACCCTGGCCGCCAATGCCTGCTTTGTTGAACGCAAAAGCTGGGCTGACGCCATGCCAACGGACATATTCAAGGCGTTCTATAACGATTATCGCGATACGCCGGAGAAAACCCTCAAGCGCTTCGCTCTGCTGGTCACCCAGGGCAGTCCACATGCCAGACAACTGGCCAAGAACCTGTCCTGGGATGCATTGGATGCCGATCAGCGTCTGCACTCCCTGGCCGTACTGGGCATGCTCGATAACCGCGTGGCATTGAGTCGTCCGACCCAGCCCATGCTGCATTGCCTTGGGGCGCTGGATGCGCTGGTGCCTGAAGGCGCTGCACCAGCCATCGCGGCGCTGCATGAAACATCCAGCGTGGCGGTGCATCCTCAGGCTGGCCATGCCTTGCCGCTGGAGCAACCACTCTGGCTGGCCGAGGAAATCGCCGGATGGCTGGAGTCCGGGCATGCCTGAGCAATTGCCTGACAAACGGCTAATTGCCGATTCATTCAGTCGCGCGGCGGCGACCTACGATCAAGCCGCCGCTCTTCAGCGCACCGTTGGCAGCAATCTGCTGGCGCGCTTGCCAGTGGATTTCGCGCCCACCGAGTTGATCGATCTGGGATGCGGCACCGGTTATTTCAGCCGCGCGCTGCATGAGCGGTTCGGGCAGCGGGTCATGGGTCTGGATCTGGCTGAAGGCATGCTGCGGCATGCTCGTCAGATCAGTCCGGAAGTAACCCAGTGGGTGGCGGCCGATGCCGAAGCCTTGCCGCTGCGCTCGAACTCGCAGGATCTGATCTTTTCCAGCCTGGCGCTGCAGTGGTGTCCAGATCTGTTGTTGGTGCTGCGCGAGGCGTATCGGGTGCTGCGTCCCGGCGGCTGCCTGGCTTTCAATACCTTGCTGGAAGGCAGTCTGCACGAGCTGCGCACGGCCTGGCGGGCAGTCGATGATTTTGTTCACGTCAATCGTTTCATGGTGCCCGCTGAGCTGGAAAGCATACTGGCTGCGGCGGGTTTTGCCGACTGGCGCTGCGAGGTGGAAGAACACACCCTGCATTACCAGCGTCTCGGGGAATTGACCCACGAACTCAAGGCGCTCGGCGCGCATAACATCAATCCCGGCCGGCCGGGTGGCCTCACCGGCAGGGCGCGACTGCGCCTGCTGACTGAAGCTTACGAACGTTTCCGCACAACCCGGGGGCTACCTGCCAGTTGGCAAGTGGCACAGATACTGATGTTCAAACCCATCTGAGACGGAGCCCTTCATGCCTCAGCGTTACTTCATCACCGGCACCGATACCGAGATCGGAAAGACCACCATTGCCGCAGGTTTGCTGCACGCAGCGCGAAGTTGCGGACTGACGACCGCGGCAGTGAAGCCAGTGGCCGCCGGCTGTGAATCCACTCCTGACGGGTTGCGCAATGACGATGCCCTGACCCTGCAGGCGGAATGCTCCCCGCCGCTGAGCTACGAGGTGCTCAATCCGGTAGCGCTGGCACCGCCGATTGCTCCACACATCGCTGCCCGAGAAGCCGGATTGGAACTGACGGCTGCCAAGCTGGCCTCCAGCTGCTTCAAGGTATTCGAACGTGGTGCGGATCTGACCCTGGTGGAAGGAGCCGGTGGCTGGCGCGTGCCGTTGAATGATCAGGAGACGCTGGCTGATCTGGCTATCGAGCTGGATGCGCCGGTGATCATGGTGGTGGGTCTGCGCCTGGGCTGTATCAATCATGCGTTGCTGACTGCCGAGGCCATTGCGGCTGATGGTCTGAAGCTGGCTGGCTGGGTGGCCAATCAGGTTGATCCGCAGATGGATCGCCAACAGCATAATCTGCAAACGCTGAAAACGTTGCTGCATGCACCCTGTCTGGGAGTAGTGCCACGGCTGGAGCAGCTCAGCGCGGCTGCGGTTGCCGAGC
Above is a genomic segment from Halopseudomonas litoralis containing:
- a CDS encoding alpha/beta fold hydrolase → MKHITLLPGWALAPDNMQPLREALLERISNVTVDILPLPAIQLSSLETDLSSLAQQIKPGVLIGWSLGGMLAVQLHRRFPEHFPQIVTLAANACFVERKSWADAMPTDIFKAFYNDYRDTPEKTLKRFALLVTQGSPHARQLAKNLSWDALDADQRLHSLAVLGMLDNRVALSRPTQPMLHCLGALDALVPEGAAPAIAALHETSSVAVHPQAGHALPLEQPLWLAEEIAGWLESGHA
- the bioC gene encoding malonyl-ACP O-methyltransferase BioC, with the translated sequence MPEQLPDKRLIADSFSRAAATYDQAAALQRTVGSNLLARLPVDFAPTELIDLGCGTGYFSRALHERFGQRVMGLDLAEGMLRHARQISPEVTQWVAADAEALPLRSNSQDLIFSSLALQWCPDLLLVLREAYRVLRPGGCLAFNTLLEGSLHELRTAWRAVDDFVHVNRFMVPAELESILAAAGFADWRCEVEEHTLHYQRLGELTHELKALGAHNINPGRPGGLTGRARLRLLTEAYERFRTTRGLPASWQVAQILMFKPI
- the bioD gene encoding dethiobiotin synthase, whose amino-acid sequence is MPQRYFITGTDTEIGKTTIAAGLLHAARSCGLTTAAVKPVAAGCESTPDGLRNDDALTLQAECSPPLSYEVLNPVALAPPIAPHIAAREAGLELTAAKLASSCFKVFERGADLTLVEGAGGWRVPLNDQETLADLAIELDAPVIMVVGLRLGCINHALLTAEAIAADGLKLAGWVANQVDPQMDRQQHNLQTLKTLLHAPCLGVVPRLEQLSAAAVAEHLALETLIAPTGGMSS